The Polyodon spathula isolate WHYD16114869_AA chromosome 23, ASM1765450v1, whole genome shotgun sequence genome has a window encoding:
- the LOC121297903 gene encoding zinc finger protein 391-like: MEFVDVKEELPELQPVCIKEELPELQPVCIKEELPELQPVCIKEELPELQPVCIKEELPELQPVCIKEELPELQPVFIKEERPELQPVCIKEELPELQPVCIKEELPELQPVCIKEELPELQPVCIKEELPELQPVCIKEELPELQPVYIKEELPELQPVCIKEELPELQPVFIKEELPELQPICIKEAPELEAFHKNPETSKLESILSKKEVSKDLHTNVDKEAIKLVPVQQEQRISELVPVHQEQCISELEVVRIHSSSQYGRREPLPFETTESNNRSTIRTALHHCSECGKSFSQLGNFKYHQRTHTGEKPHLCTECGKSFSRFGHLKGHQRIHTGVKPYNCTECGKSFSYLGNLKIHQRVHTGEKPYPCSDCGKSFRQLGHLKDHQRIHTGEKPHHCIHCGKSFKELGHLKIHQRIHTGVRPYHCTECEKSFNELGTLKKHLRIHTGEKPYHCTDCGKNFGELGSLKKHLRIHTGEKPYHCLECERMFNQLAHLKRHQRIHAGKK; this comes from the coding sequence ATGGAGTTTGTGGATGTTAAAGAAGAGCTTcctgaactgcagcctgtctgcATTAAAGAAGAGCTTcctgaactgcagcctgtctgcATTAAAGAAGAGCTTcctgaactgcagcctgtctgcATTAAAGAAGAGCTTcctgaactgcagcctgtctgcATTAAAGAAGAGCTTcctgaactgcagcctgtctgcATTAAAGAGGAGCTTcctgaactgcagcctgtcttCATTAAAGAAGAGCGTcctgaactgcagcctgtctgcATTAAAGAGGAGCTTcctgaactgcagcctgtctgcATTAAAGAAGAGCTTcctgaactgcagcctgtctgcATTAAAGAGGAGCTTcctgaactgcagcctgtctgcATTAAAGAGGAGCTTcctgaactgcagcctgtctgcATTAAAGAGGAGCTTcctgaactgcagcctgtctaCATTAAAGAAGAGCTTcctgaactgcagcctgtctgcATTAAAGAGGAGCTTcctgaactgcagcctgtcttCATTAAAGAGGAGCTTCCTGAACTGCAGCCTATCTGCATTAAAGAGGCCCCTGAACTGGAAGCTTTCCATAAAAACCCAGAAACTTCCAAGCTTGAGTCTATATTAAGTAAAAAAGAGGTATCTAAAGACCTACATACTAATGTTGATAAGGAGGCGATTAAGCTGGTTCCCGTTCAACAGGAACAGCGTATCTCTGAGCTGGTTCCCGTTCACCAGGAACAGTGCATCTCTGAGCTGGAAGTTGTACGAATACATTCTTCTTCACAATATGGAAGGCGAGAGCCTTTGCCGTTTGAGACAACAGAGTCTAATAACCGTTCTACAATTAGAACTGCCTTGCatcactgttctgaatgtggAAAGAGCTTCAGCCAGTTAGGAAACTTCAAATatcaccagcgaactcacacaggagagaaaccacatctctgtactgaatgtggaaagagtttcagtCGCTTTGGACACCTTAAAGgtcaccagcgaattcacactggggTTAAACCATATAACTgtactgagtgtgggaagagtttcagttatTTAGGAAACTTAAAAATACATCAGcgagttcacacaggagagaaaccatatccctgttctgactgtgggaaaagTTTCAGGCAGTTAGGACACCTTAAAGATcatcagcgaattcacacaggagagaaaccacatcaTTGTATtcactgtgggaagagtttcaaagAATTAGGGCATCTtaaaatacaccagcgaattcacacaggagtgaGACCatatcactgtactgaatgtgaGAAGAGTTTCAATGAATTAGGAACCCTTAAAAAACACctgcgaattcacacaggagagaaaccatatcactgtaCTGATTGTGGCAAGAATTTTGGTGAATTAGGAAGCCTTAAGAAACACctgcgaattcacacaggagagaaaccatatcactgtcTTGAATGTGAAAGAATGTTTAATCAGTTAGCACACCTTAAACGACACCAGCGCATTCACGCAGGAAAGAAATGA